The genomic DNA CTCGTCACCGGAGTAGCAGTGGAAGATCGTGACATCGGGGGCGCCTTCCTCCTTGAGAATGCGCAGCACATCGGCATGTGCCTCCCGATCGTGGATCTGCAGTGCACGTCCGGTGCGCTTGGCGATCTCGATATGAGCTCGGAAGGAGCGCTCCTGTTCGGCGACTCCCTCTTCCGCCGTGCGGAAGTAGTCGAGACCGGTCTCCCCCACCACACGCATGCGCTCGTGCGAGCTCACGAGCGATTCGATCTCGGTGAGAGCGTCATCGAGCAGGCCGCGTTCGGCCAGCCGTGGGGCTTCGTTCGGGTGGAGGGCGGCTCCGCCGATCATCCATGCCCGCCCCCCGGCAGGAGGGGCGGGCACGGTGCGGGGGTCGGCCGCCTCGGCGAGGGATCCCACCTCCGTGGCCGCCTCGGCGGGGGTGCCTGAATACTGGGAAGCCACGAGCGCAGTCGTCCACCGGGCTGCCGGAAGGTCGCAGCCGATCTGGACGATGCGACGGACTCCCGCCTCGGCGGCGGTGTCATGGAAGAAATCCAGCGACGGGAACTCTTCGTCCGTCTCCGGGGTCACCTCGGGTTCGGGTTCACCAGCACTTAGCGGCAGCCGCACACCCGTGCAGATGTCGAGGTGGGTGTGGGTGTCGACGATGGGATGAGCGAGCGGTTCGGGCACCGGTGGATAGGTTCCGGCGGCGCGCGAGGCCATTATTCGGTCTCCTCCACGAACTTCGGGAACACGGGTTCGGGCTTCGGCAGGGGCGTGCCCGGCTCGAGCGGGAACTCGACGGCCGCGAACGACCGGGGATCCGCCTCGGCGGCGGCGATGCCATCGGCAGCGGCCTCGGCGACATTCGGCGCCAGGGCGGCCGACGCGTAGGCGGCACCGGCGGCAACACCGATGGCCGCACTCGCGGATACGGCCCCCATCGCCTCGGCGCCGGACCCGGAATCGACGGCGGTCGGCAGGACCTTCGCGCCGGCCTCACCGACTCCGGTGGGCACACCGAGGAGGTCGAGGATCTTGCCCGCGGAATCCGGCATGACCGGCTGGATGAGGATGGAGATGATGCGCACGACCTCGATCGTCACCCACAGCACGGTGGTCATGCGATCGGGATCGGTCTTCTTCAGCTTCCACGGTTCCTGCGCGGAGAAGTAGCGGTTGGCCTCGGACAGCACCTTCCAGCAGGCCTCGACATAGAGGTGGAGGGCCTGGGTGTCGACGTGGCGTCGGGCGGTGTCGGGCACGGCGCGGGCGAGGGCGAGGAGCTTCTCGTCCGCCTCGGTGAGTTCGCCTGGCTGCGGCACCTGGGCGTCGCAGTTCTTCTGGATCATCGACAGCGAGCGCTGGGCGAGGTTGCCGTACTCGTTGGCGAGGTCGGAGTTCTTCCGGGTGATGATCGAGTCCTTCGTGTACGAACCGTCGTGGCCGTAGGAGAACTCGCGGAAGAGGAAGAAGCGCAGGGTGTCCAAGCCGAAGGCGTCGACGAGGTCGAGGGGGTCGACGACGTTGCCGACGGACTTCGACATCTTCTCGCCGGAGTTGAAGAGGAAGCCGTGGGCGTGGACGCGCCCCGGCAGCTCGATGCCGGCGCTCATGAGGAAGGCGGGCCAGTAGACCGAGTGGAAGCGGATGATGTCCTTGCCGATGATGTGGACATCGGCGGGCCACCACTTGCTGAGGCGCTCCTGGTCATCGGGGTAGCCGGCCGCGGTGATGTAGTTCGTCAGGGCGTCGATCCACACGTACATCACGTGCTTGTCGTTGCCGGGAACCGGCACACCCCAGTCGAAGGTGGTGCGGGAGATGGAGAGGTCCTTGAGCCCGGATGCGACGAACGAGGCGATCTCGTTGCGGCGGGAGTCGGGGCCGATGAATTCGGGGTGGTTCTTGTACAGCTCGAGCAGCTTGTCCTGGTACTTCGAGAGGCGGAAGAAGTAGGACTCCTCTTCCGTCCAGGTCACCTCGGTGCGGGTCTCCTTGGACAGGCGCACGCCGTCGACGACCTCGGTCTCGTCGTCGGTGTAGAACGCCTCGTCGCGCACGGAGTACCAGCCGGAGTACGTGTCGAGGTAGATATCGCCGGCCTCTTCGAGCTTGCGCCAGATGGCCTGCGAGGCGGCGTAGTGGTCTTCGTCGGTGGTGCGGATGAACCGGTCGAAGGTCGAGCCGAGGGCGAGCTGGGTGTCGCGGAAGTTCTTCGCGTTGTCGTCAGCGAGTTCTTTGGGGGTGATGCCGAGCTTGTTCGCCGCCTGCAGCATCTTCAGTCCGTGCTCGTCGGTGCCGGTGCAGAAGAAGACATCATGATTGTCCAGTCGCTTGAACCGGGCGATCGTGTCGGCCGCAATGTACTCATAGGCATGCCCGATGTGAATGGCCCCGTTGGGGTAGGCAATCGCTGTCGTCAAGTAGTAACCCATAGGGAACTCAGTCTAAGGGACGCGGCGCGGCGGGCGCGCATGGGCAGGTGCGGTTGGGATGTGGGTGGGACCGCGAGTGAGGATTCGCTAGTGGCACGGTTTGAGTCAAGAAGCACCCGTTTGAACAAGTGCCAAGCGTCTCAAACTGTGCCGTCACCGTTCCCGGCCCCATGAAACACTTCGGCGAGGACGAGTCAGAGAATCAGCCTGTTGCTGCAACGGCTTCGCAGCTCGGGCGCCTGGTGAAACAGTTTCTCGCTGAACAGCTTCGGCGAGTGAACTTCGCTGAATTGGAAACGAACGACTTTGTACCCCATAGCCAGCAGACGATTGTGCTGTCGGCTCTCCTTGCTCATGACGTCGAAGCCTCCATCGACATACTTCTGCGTCCCATCGACATAGAGAGCAATTCTGTCCTCCCGGAAAAGGAAATCGAGTCTCGTCAGCCGTCGACCTCGGTCGATGATGTCGACCTGCTGGGCAAAGTCGTGCAACCCGAGCAGGTGCAGATTGAACGCCGCTTGGCTTTCCGCATAGCTTTCGGACAGAGGTGAGGCGAGTCTTGCTAGTCTCGACGCAATCATCTTTCCCTTGGCCAGTCGTCTGATCGGCGATAGAAAGAGGTCGATCTGTGCTCGGGGTACATCGTCAAGCAGGTGCGGCGGATAGCCGAGCTTGAAAATGCGGTCCTCGTCGTCGCCAAGCATATGTCGCCGAAGCACCTGCTCCATCGCCGCAAAACCGGCGGCGTTACCGAGTTCGCTACGAAGATCCAGCACGGTTCGAGCCGGCGTTGTCACTCGCAGCCCCTCAACAGTGCAGATGTCTTCTTCCGCGATCAACCTGCGTCGACGCACCAGTTCGCTTGTCCGCGTACTCGCTGCCGGATGGAACACCGACACTGATGTATCCGGCTCATTGAACATCCCGATCCTATGCAAGCGTGCAGCGGAGACTCCGCAGATGATGTCCTCCGGGCGAAAGTGCGGATAGTGGACGATCCGCAGATGTTTCAGATGTTCTTCATACCTGCGTGCATGAGGAGGTTCGCTGCTCAGGCCCGCTTCATGCTGCTCGAGCCAGGGCACGTCCGTTGCGAAGGCGGAGAACCGCCTGTGTGCTCGGACGTCGCACCTTCGGATCACCGAATACACGCCTCGAGACAATCGCTTCAGACAGCAATCCAAGGCTCCCCGGATCTCCGTTGTTGAGACTCCGACATTGCGCAGGTCCTGGAAGTAGACAATATTGCTCTTCATTTCGCCACCATGTCGAAACGAGGTCAACAGCGACAAGACCTGATTCGAAGCTGTGGATACGGCCTGACCATCCACAGACGGGAGGAGGACGAGTCCGCGGAGACCCTGCATGCCACTGCGTCTGAGTCGTGACGATGTACTGGCGCCCGGGTCTTCGCCTCAAGTCAAGCCGAACCCAGCCCCTAGCTGCTGACGGCCCCAATTGAGTTGGAAAGCCCCTGTTTGAAACCGTGCTTTCTGACTTCGAGTGTGCCGTAGCCATCCACAGCGGGAGGCGTACGAGTCGCAGCCGGCGAGGGCCTACCACTCACTCGCGGTGGAGCCAGGCCTCGTAGACGTCGCGCTTCGACAGGCCGAACTTCTTCGCCACCTGTCCGGCCGCATCCTTGGCACGCATACCGGAGTCGACCAGTCCGCTGACCTCGCCGAGGTGGTCCTCAGGAGCCGTTTCGACCTCCGTGGCACCGGCGAGCACCAGGGTCAGTTCCCCGCGCAGTCCTTCGGCGGCCTGATCGCGCAATGAACCGACGGTTCCGCGCACAGTCTCCTCGTAGGTCTTCGTCAGCTCGCGGCTGATGGCCATGGGCCGGTCGGCGCCGATGATCTCGGCGAAGTCGTCCATCGCATCGGCGATGCGGTGCGGACTTTCGAAGAAGACCATCGTCCGCTTCTCGGCCTTGAGATCGGTCAGCAGGGTCTTGCGCTGCCCGGACTTGCGCGGCAGGAACCCTTCGAAGCTGAACCGGTCGCTCGGCAGTCCCGAGACCGCGAGAGCCATGAGCACTGCGGACGGGCCCGGCGTCGACGTGATCGGAAGTCCCGCCTCGGCGCAGGCCTTGACCACGCGGTAGCCGGGGTCAGAGACGGCGGGCATTCCCGCGTCGGAGAGCAGGACAACGGTCTCACCGGCGGCGATGATGCCGACGATTTCGGGCGCTCGGTGGCCCTCATTATGGTCGAAGACGCTGATGACCCGTTTCGTATGCGTGAGGTCGAGTCGCTGCGCCAGTGATAGGAACCGCCGCGTGTCCTCGGCGGCGATGACATCGGCCGTTTCGATGGCCTCCCGCATCCGCGGGCTCGCATCGCCGAGGTTGCCGATCGGAGTGCCGACCAGGATCAGTCGACCGCCTGTGAGTTTCGGACCGGACCTCAGCCCCGCGTCATCGGTCTGGTCGATGTCACCGGAAGGGGCCGCCTCGGTGAGGTTGTCATCGTCACCGTGGCCGGTCCCCTCGGTGGGGTCCTTGTCCGAGGCCGGGTCCGCGTCTGCGGTGGACTCAGAGTTCGGATTCGAGGAATCCTCGATCACGAAGCGCCTTCAGCCGCGAAGAGCACGGCGAACATCCCGACGTAGAGAAGGATCATGAAGACCCAGAAGAGGATCCAGAGGATGGTGCCGATGTAGCCGACCCACAGAGCCGCGATCGCCATGCCGTCGCCGCGCTCACCGCGTTCCTTGATCTGCTTGCGGGCGATGTGGCCCATTATGATGCCAGCGATGCCGCCGATGAAGACCGACGAGATGACACCGAAGATCGAGGCGCACATCCCGACGATAGCCAGCACGTTCGTCGGCGGAAGCTGCTGGTACCCATAACCGGGACCGCCGGCGTACTGCGCATTGGCCGCGTAGGCGTTGTTCTGGCTGTACGACTGGGCACTGTATGAGCTGCCCGCGTTCGACTGGGGCTGCTGGTAGTACATGTCCGGATTGTTCCAGTTATTCTGGCTGCTCATAGCGAAGTCTCCTTGTGGTTGCCTTCAACGGTACAGAGTCGTCGGTGGCGGCAAAAGGTGGGGCGGTTACAGGTCAATCACAGTTGGGGATGCGGGCCGTGGGATGGGATGCCGGTTCTGCCTTGCCGGGGCGGGCTCCCCCGAAGGGTTGCGGCATCAGCTGACGGTTCCTCCTCCAGCGGTGATCGCCGCGCCGATCATGAGGGCGATGACGCCGAAGTAGATCAGCCAGAACGCGACCCAGAAGAGCACGCTCAGATAGCTCAACCACAGCCCGGCCACGGCCATTCCGTTGCCGCGTTCTCCGCGAGCTTTGATCTGCGAGCGGGCGATATGGCCGAAGATGATGCCGACGATGCCGAGGAAGAAGAACGATGAGATGAACGAAATGAGGCCGAGCACCAGTGCGACGATCGACGAGGAATTCGTCGGCGCCACCTGCTGGTAGACGACGACAGGTGCCCGGTTCCCGTACGTCATGGGAGCAGGGACCAGGGCCGGAGTGTGGACCGGCGCGGGGGCGTGGACCGCGACGGGGGCGTGGACCGAACCGTTCGATCCGGTGTAGGTGTTCCCGAGGGGCAGTACGCGAGTGTTCATGTCCGTTCCGTTCCGCTGGCTGTCGTTGATCGTCAGGGCTGTTCCAGGCCGTCCTCGACGGTCGTCCCGATGTCTGAGATCAACGCTACCCACCTGCGGCGAGCGCGGCGGCCGAATCGTGTTGCAGTCCTGCACCACAGGTTGCAGAATCCCCTCGTCGAGGCGGCCCGACCGTCCCGTATCCGCGTGACCTCGGTCGTCCGCCGAGGTCACCTGGGACAGCTCAGTAGCTGCTCATCATGCCCAGGAAGCCGATCCCGAGGATGCCGATCATAACGATCGCCATGATGAGCCCCAGGGCGATGGTCACGTAGCCGATGATGAGCCCGGCGATCGCCGGTCCGCGGCCTTCTTCGCCGGTGCGCTTGATCTGGCCGAGGCCGATGTGGCCGAAGATGACGGCGAGCACCGGTGCGATCCACAGGAACATCGCGATGATGCTGAAGATGATGCCGATGACCGGAATCATCGAGAGCAGACCGCAGACGAATCCGCCGCCGATTCCGGCGATGCCCATCCACATCGACCACACGGCCATCTTGTTGGGTGCGGGCCGGACGAAGACCGGCTGCGCGCCGTAGGTCATCGGCTGGCTGTACGCGCCCGGCTGGCCGTAGGCATCGTACGCGTTCGGCTGGCTGTAGGCACCTGACTGTCCGTACCCGTTCTGCTGACCGTAGGGGTCGGATTGCCCATAGGAGTTCTGCTGCCCATACGGCTGTCCCTGCGAGTGCTGTCCCGCACCGGAACCATACTGACCTGCGCCCGAACCATACTGGCCAGCACCCGATCCGTACTGACCGGACTGTCCCTGGCCGTACTGCGGCTGGGATCCGTAGTTGTTGTTGAACTGCTGCGAGCCGACCTGGGGCGGATCGCTCGGGCGGTAGTTGGGGTTGTTCGACACGTTGTGCACCATTCGCTCTGACTCCGTCTGTCTCTCACTACTCTAGTGATGCACGGTGGCGAATGCCCAAGAATCCCGCCCAAGGTGCCGAACCTCATGCCGCAGCGCCCCCTCCGACCAACGCGCAGCCCTTCCCTGCGGGTCGCATGAGAGCCCCGCCCGCCGAGATCTCTAAACTGGACTCCGATGACACACACCGCAGACTCCCCGGCCCCAACCAGGCGCATCGCCCGCGAGCGCCTGGCGAGGAAACGCGAAAAAGTGCGTGCCGGCGCCGCTGCGATGCGCCGCGAAACCTTCCACGCCGGCATGTGGGCCACCCGCGCACCGCTGTGGATGTGGCCGGCCCTGCTCGTCATCACCGGAATCGGTGCGGCCCTGCGACTCTTCCGCCTCGATTTCCCACACCGCCTGATCTTCGACGAGACCTACTACGTCAAGGACGGCTACTCGGTCTTCAACTTCGGCTACGAACGCTCCTGGCCCGAGAACGCCGACGATTCCTTCAACGCCGGTGACCCCAGCGTCATCGAACCCACCCCCGAATACGTCGTCCACCCGCCCCTGGGCAAATGGCTCATCGGGTGGGGCATCGGCCTCTTCGGCGCCGACGATTCGTTCGGCTGGCGCTTCACCGTGGCGATCATCGGCACCCTGACGATCTTCCTCCTCGGCGTCATCGCCTGGAAGCTCTTCCGCTCGGCGTTCTTCGCCTGCGTCGCCGCCGGCCTGCTCGCCATCGACGGCGAGCACTTCGTCCACTCCCGCACGAGCCTGCTCGACATCGTGCTCATGGCCTTCGTCCTCCTCGCCTTCTTCTTCATCCTCCTCGACCGCGAGCAGGTGACGAAGCGTCTGGCCGCTTGGACCCAGGGCACCGTGGAGATCGACAGCTCCGCTCCCTCCCGCACACTGCAGAATCCAGATCCCCTCCCCGAGGCGGCCGCTTCCTCCCCATCCGACCCCGATGAGGTCCCCCGAACCTTCCCGACCGAACTCAACGAGTCGATCACCTCCGCCGCCCCACTCCCCGAGGCGGCCCCGCCCACCGCGGAAGCCCGGCGTAGGCGTCGGACGAAGTCCAGGGACGTGATCAACTTCGGGCCCCGCCTCGGCGCGCGTCCCTGGATCTTCGCCGCGGGCATCAGCCTGGGCCTGGCTACGGGAGTGAAGTGGTCGGGTCTGTATGCGCTGGCGGCGTTCGGGATTCTGCTCGTTCTGTGGGATGTGCATTCGCGGTATCGGGCCGGGGTCGTGCATCCGTGGCTGGGCATGTTCATCCGCGACAGCATTCCCTCGTTCTTCAAGCTCGTGCCGATCGCGCTCGTGACCTATGTGGCGTGCTGGACCGGGTGGATCCGTTCGGATGACGCGTGGGACCGACAGTGGGCAGCGGAGAATTTCGGCTGGTGGCGTGCGCTGCCGGAGTGGTTGGACTGGCTGCCGTCGCTGGCGCACTACCACTACACGGCGTACTCGTTCCACGTCGGGCTGGACTCGGAGCATCCGTACATGTCGAACCCGTGGGGTTGGATCGTGCAGTGGCGGCCGACGTCGTTCTACTACGAGTCCTACGACCGGGGCGATATGGGATGCACGGTCGCGAAGTGCTCCTCGGCGATCACCTCGGTGGGCAACCCTGTGATCTGGGGCTTGGCCGCCTTGGCTGTGCTCGTCTGCCTCATCGTGTGGATCATCCGGCGGGACGTCCGACCAGCCGTCATCCTCGCCGGCCTGGCGGCGACCTGGCTGCCGTGGTTCGCCTACCAGGAACGGACGATCTTCACCTTCTACACCATCGTCATGGTGCCCTTCGTCGTGCTGGCCGTGACATACTGCCTGACGCTCGTCTGGGGTCGGGTGCCTGTTGGCGGGCAAGCGTCGTCGGGGCCGGAGGCCGTGCGGGCGTCGCCGGGGCCTGCGAGGAAGCAGCGTTTCGCTCGGATCTCGGCGGCACTGTTCGCCAGGCGACTGAGCGTCGGCCTGTTCCTCGTTGCAGCGATCCTCGCCTTCGCCTACTTCTGGCCCGTCTACACCGGTGAGGTCATCCCGTTCTCGGCCTGGAACAACCGCATGTGGAACGTCACCTGGCGCTGAGTCGCTGACGTTGGCGCGCACCCACGCGCTGCACTGGAACCGCCAAACCACGTCGCTGACGGCTTCGCGCTGCGCGTCATCGAGTTCTGTTCCAATCGTCATCGGGTTCTGTCCCGCCCCACATCGCATTCTGATCAGATACTCGTGTTCGAACCGGATCATCTGTCCAAAAGTCGATGAGACGTTTTCGCGCACCTGCACAGAAGTCGATGAGGCTCCCACCGGTTCTGCCCGCTCAGCTCCCACTGCCCGCGGCCCACCGGCGCATCGGTCACGGGTTCGCCATCGAAGGGTCGCCTCGGCGACATGGCGTGTTCACCTTGAGGTAACACCCCGTCGTTAGCGTCGAATCATTGTGAATGACCAATCGACGACCTACGAGCCCGACGCAACCGAGCTTCAGTCGGAAATGAAGCCGGATGCGCGCACCACCGTGGCCGCGAACCAGGCGGCAGAAAGCACCACCGCACCAACCAGCACCACCTCCCCCACTCCCCACCGCACCGTTGCGATCATCCCCGCGCGCGGAGGGTCCAAGGGCATCCCACTGAAGAACCTGCAGAAGGTCGCCGGAATCTCCCTGCTCGCCCGCGCCATCAACGCCGCCCAGGCCAGCCCCAGCATCGACCGTGTCATCGTCTCGACCGACCACGACGGAATCGCAGCCGAAGCCCTGCGCGCCGGCGCCGAGGTGGCCCACCGCCCCGCCGAGATCGCCGGTGACACCGCCACCAGCGAATCCGCGCTCATCCACACGCTGTCGACCCTCGACGAGGACTTCGACATCACCGTGTTCATGCAGTGCACCTCCCCCTTCATCGACTCCGCTTCGATCGAGAACGCGGTGCGCACGGTCCGTGCCGACGACGCCGATGTCGTCTTCTCCGCCGTCGAAGACCATTCCTTCCTGTGGCGCCTCGACGACGACACCCAGGCAGTGGCCGTCGGACACGAAGCCAGCTTCCGGCCGCGCCGCCAGGACCGCGCCAAGCACTTCAACGAAACCGGTGCGTTCTACGTCATGCGCACCTCCGGCCTCATCGAGCACGAGCACCGCTTCTTCGGCCGCATCGGCATCGAGGAAGTCCCGCCCGAGCACGCCCGTGAGATCGACGACATGTCCGACCTCACTCTCGTCCGCGCCATCGCAGCATCCCAGACCCAGGAAACCGCGCAGGTCATCGACGTCGACGCCCTCGTCACCGATTTCGACGGCGTCCACACCGACGACGGCGCCTACGTCGACGAGGACGGAAACGAACAGGTCCGCGTCCACCGCGGCGACGGCATGGGCATCTCCCGACTCGTGAAGTCCGGCGTGCCCGTGATGATCCTGTCGAAGGAACGCAACCCCGTCGTCACCCGCCGCGCGGAGAAGCTGCGCGTCGACGTCGCCCAGGGCATCGACAACAAGGCAAGCATCCTCGACGCGTGGATCACCGCCAACGACCTCGACCCGGCCCGCGTCGCCTACGTCGGCAACGACATCAACGACCTCGAGGCCTTCGACGTCGTCGGCTGGCCCATCGCCGTCGCCGACGCCCACCCGCGAGTCCTCGCCGCCGCCCGCGTCATCCTCGACCGGCCCGGCGGACGGGGTGCGGTGCGTGAGGTCTGCGACCTCATTCCCATCCCCGCCGAGGCGGCCGAACCCCTTCCGAATCCGACCCTGACCTCGCTGCGGTCGCCCACCGGACACCCATCGACCTTGGCAGGCCACCAGTCAGGACACCTGGCCGACCACCAGTCGGCGGCCATGTCCGGCCACGCGTCCGCCTTCCCCGACCAGCAACCGTCCGTCCCGCGGCACCAGCCGCAGTTCACCAACCGCGCGGAGATTTCGCGTGCCAACCGAAAGCAGGTTTCATGACTGATCAACTCGCCCCCGTGGCCATCGGAGAGCACCTCGTCGGCCCGAACCAGCCCGTGTACATGATCGGTGAGATCGGCATCAACCACAACGGCGACGTCGACATCGCCAAGCAGCTCATGGATGTCGCCGTCACCGCCGGTGCGCAGGCAGTGAAGTTCCAGAAGCGCAACCCCGAGGTGGCCGTTCCCGAACACCAGAAGTCGAAGATGCGCTCGACCCCGTGGGGCGAGATGACCTACATCGACTACAAGCACCGCGTCGAGTTCGGCATCGACGAATACACTGAGATCGACCGCTATGCCAAGGAAGTCGGACTGCAGTGGTTCGCCTCCCCATGGGACACCGACTCCGTCGACTTCCTCGAGAACCAATTCGATGCTCTGACCTACAAGGTGGCCTCGGCCTCGCTGACGGACTTCGAACTGCTGCGCGCGATCGCCGCCACCGGAAAGCCCGTCCTGTGCTCCTCGGGCATGTCCGATTGGGAGACCCTGGACACGGCCGTCGAGGTCTTCGACCGCGACAGGCTCGTGCTCATGCACGCCACCTCGACCTACCCGCTGCCGGCCGAAGAGGTCAACCTCAAGGCCATCCCGGCCATGCGCGAACGCTACGGAGTTCCCGTCGGCTACTCCGGGCACGAACTCGGCCTCGAGATCTCGTTCGCCGCAGCCGCACTGGGTGCCGTGACCATCGAACGTCACATCACCCTGGATTCCTCCATGTGGGGATCCGACCAGTCCGCCTCGATGGAACCGCGCGAGTTCGCCTCCCTCGTCAAGGGCGTCCGCGTCCTCGAAACCGCATTCGGCGACGGAGTCAAGCGCGTCATGCCGGGCGAGGAGTCGAAGATCGATTCCCTGCGCAAGGTCACTGCCTGACCCACAGCAGTCACCCGGTCCGGACCCGAACCTGAGCGTTGATTCGGCGCCATCACCTCACCGAGGTGGTGGCGCCGTTCCGCATTCCCTCACCGAGGCAGTTTCATCCGGATCCTTCGCCGAGGCGCCGTTTCGCTGTCAGCGGCGACGTTTGAGGCGGCGGACC from Brevibacterium sp. JSBI002 includes the following:
- a CDS encoding dolichyl-phosphate-mannose--protein mannosyltransferase; protein product: MTHTADSPAPTRRIARERLARKREKVRAGAAAMRRETFHAGMWATRAPLWMWPALLVITGIGAALRLFRLDFPHRLIFDETYYVKDGYSVFNFGYERSWPENADDSFNAGDPSVIEPTPEYVVHPPLGKWLIGWGIGLFGADDSFGWRFTVAIIGTLTIFLLGVIAWKLFRSAFFACVAAGLLAIDGEHFVHSRTSLLDIVLMAFVLLAFFFILLDREQVTKRLAAWTQGTVEIDSSAPSRTLQNPDPLPEAAASSPSDPDEVPRTFPTELNESITSAAPLPEAAPPTAEARRRRRTKSRDVINFGPRLGARPWIFAAGISLGLATGVKWSGLYALAAFGILLVLWDVHSRYRAGVVHPWLGMFIRDSIPSFFKLVPIALVTYVACWTGWIRSDDAWDRQWAAENFGWWRALPEWLDWLPSLAHYHYTAYSFHVGLDSEHPYMSNPWGWIVQWRPTSFYYESYDRGDMGCTVAKCSSAITSVGNPVIWGLAALAVLVCLIVWIIRRDVRPAVILAGLAATWLPWFAYQERTIFTFYTIVMVPFVVLAVTYCLTLVWGRVPVGGQASSGPEAVRASPGPARKQRFARISAALFARRLSVGLFLVAAILAFAYFWPVYTGEVIPFSAWNNRMWNVTWR
- a CDS encoding N-acetylneuraminate synthase family protein → MTDQLAPVAIGEHLVGPNQPVYMIGEIGINHNGDVDIAKQLMDVAVTAGAQAVKFQKRNPEVAVPEHQKSKMRSTPWGEMTYIDYKHRVEFGIDEYTEIDRYAKEVGLQWFASPWDTDSVDFLENQFDALTYKVASASLTDFELLRAIAATGKPVLCSSGMSDWETLDTAVEVFDRDRLVLMHATSTYPLPAEEVNLKAIPAMRERYGVPVGYSGHELGLEISFAAAALGAVTIERHITLDSSMWGSDQSASMEPREFASLVKGVRVLETAFGDGVKRVMPGEESKIDSLRKVTA
- the metG gene encoding methionine--tRNA ligase, which translates into the protein MGYYLTTAIAYPNGAIHIGHAYEYIAADTIARFKRLDNHDVFFCTGTDEHGLKMLQAANKLGITPKELADDNAKNFRDTQLALGSTFDRFIRTTDEDHYAASQAIWRKLEEAGDIYLDTYSGWYSVRDEAFYTDDETEVVDGVRLSKETRTEVTWTEEESYFFRLSKYQDKLLELYKNHPEFIGPDSRRNEIASFVASGLKDLSISRTTFDWGVPVPGNDKHVMYVWIDALTNYITAAGYPDDQERLSKWWPADVHIIGKDIIRFHSVYWPAFLMSAGIELPGRVHAHGFLFNSGEKMSKSVGNVVDPLDLVDAFGLDTLRFFLFREFSYGHDGSYTKDSIITRKNSDLANEYGNLAQRSLSMIQKNCDAQVPQPGELTEADEKLLALARAVPDTARRHVDTQALHLYVEACWKVLSEANRYFSAQEPWKLKKTDPDRMTTVLWVTIEVVRIISILIQPVMPDSAGKILDLLGVPTGVGEAGAKVLPTAVDSGSGAEAMGAVSASAAIGVAAGAAYASAALAPNVAEAAADGIAAAEADPRSFAAVEFPLEPGTPLPKPEPVFPKFVEETE
- a CDS encoding DUF4190 domain-containing protein, whose translation is MSNNPNYRPSDPPQVGSQQFNNNYGSQPQYGQGQSGQYGSGAGQYGSGAGQYGSGAGQHSQGQPYGQQNSYGQSDPYGQQNGYGQSGAYSQPNAYDAYGQPGAYSQPMTYGAQPVFVRPAPNKMAVWSMWMGIAGIGGGFVCGLLSMIPVIGIIFSIIAMFLWIAPVLAVIFGHIGLGQIKRTGEEGRGPAIAGLIIGYVTIALGLIMAIVMIGILGIGFLGMMSSY
- a CDS encoding acylneuraminate cytidylyltransferase, which produces MNDQSTTYEPDATELQSEMKPDARTTVAANQAAESTTAPTSTTSPTPHRTVAIIPARGGSKGIPLKNLQKVAGISLLARAINAAQASPSIDRVIVSTDHDGIAAEALRAGAEVAHRPAEIAGDTATSESALIHTLSTLDEDFDITVFMQCTSPFIDSASIENAVRTVRADDADVVFSAVEDHSFLWRLDDDTQAVAVGHEASFRPRRQDRAKHFNETGAFYVMRTSGLIEHEHRFFGRIGIEEVPPEHAREIDDMSDLTLVRAIAASQTQETAQVIDVDALVTDFDGVHTDDGAYVDEDGNEQVRVHRGDGMGISRLVKSGVPVMILSKERNPVVTRRAEKLRVDVAQGIDNKASILDAWITANDLDPARVAYVGNDINDLEAFDVVGWPIAVADAHPRVLAAARVILDRPGGRGAVREVCDLIPIPAEAAEPLPNPTLTSLRSPTGHPSTLAGHQSGHLADHQSAAMSGHASAFPDQQPSVPRHQPQFTNRAEISRANRKQVS
- a CDS encoding TatD family hydrolase gives rise to the protein MASRAAGTYPPVPEPLAHPIVDTHTHLDICTGVRLPLSAGEPEPEVTPETDEEFPSLDFFHDTAAEAGVRRIVQIGCDLPAARWTTALVASQYSGTPAEAATEVGSLAEAADPRTVPAPPAGGRAWMIGGAALHPNEAPRLAERGLLDDALTEIESLVSSHERMRVVGETGLDYFRTAEEGVAEQERSFRAHIEIAKRTGRALQIHDREAHADVLRILKEEGAPDVTIFHCYSGDEAMARECAAEGYYMSFAGNLTFKNADELRRAAAAAPLELLLTETDAPFLTPHPHRGKPGGPYLTALTARKLAEVRGMSEEDLCAAVWNNAERALGSWD
- a CDS encoding DUF4190 domain-containing protein; the protein is MSSQNNWNNPDMYYQQPQSNAGSSYSAQSYSQNNAYAANAQYAGGPGYGYQQLPPTNVLAIVGMCASIFGVISSVFIGGIAGIIMGHIARKQIKERGERGDGMAIAALWVGYIGTILWILFWVFMILLYVGMFAVLFAAEGAS
- a CDS encoding DUF4190 domain-containing protein, coding for MNTRVLPLGNTYTGSNGSVHAPVAVHAPAPVHTPALVPAPMTYGNRAPVVVYQQVAPTNSSSIVALVLGLISFISSFFFLGIVGIIFGHIARSQIKARGERGNGMAVAGLWLSYLSVLFWVAFWLIYFGVIALMIGAAITAGGGTVS
- the rsmI gene encoding 16S rRNA (cytidine(1402)-2'-O)-methyltransferase, with amino-acid sequence MEDSSNPNSESTADADPASDKDPTEGTGHGDDDNLTEAAPSGDIDQTDDAGLRSGPKLTGGRLILVGTPIGNLGDASPRMREAIETADVIAAEDTRRFLSLAQRLDLTHTKRVISVFDHNEGHRAPEIVGIIAAGETVVLLSDAGMPAVSDPGYRVVKACAEAGLPITSTPGPSAVLMALAVSGLPSDRFSFEGFLPRKSGQRKTLLTDLKAEKRTMVFFESPHRIADAMDDFAEIIGADRPMAISRELTKTYEETVRGTVGSLRDQAAEGLRGELTLVLAGATEVETAPEDHLGEVSGLVDSGMRAKDAAGQVAKKFGLSKRDVYEAWLHRE